The following are encoded together in the Bos indicus isolate NIAB-ARS_2022 breed Sahiwal x Tharparkar chromosome 29, NIAB-ARS_B.indTharparkar_mat_pri_1.0, whole genome shotgun sequence genome:
- the NAA40 gene encoding N-alpha-acetyltransferase 40: MGRKSSKAKEKKQKRLEERAAMDAVCAKVDAANRLGDPLEAFPVFKKYDRNGLNVSIECKRVSGLEPATVDWAFDLTKTNMRTMYEQSEWGWKDREKREEMTDDRAWYLIAWENRSVPVAFSHFRFDVECGDEVLYCYEVQLESKVRRKGLGKFLIQILQLMANSTQMKKVMLTVFKHNHGAYQFFREALQFEIDDSSPSMSGCCGEDCSYEILSRRTKFGDSQHSHSGGHCGGCCH; this comes from the exons ATGGGG AGGAAGTCgagcaaagcaaaggagaagaaacagaagcGGCTGGAGGAGCGAGCAGCCATGGATGCTGTCTGTGCCAAAGTGGACGCTGCCAACAGG CTTGGAGACCCACTGGAGGCTTTCCCAGTGTTCAAGAAATACGATCGGAATGG GTTGAACGTCTCCATCGAGTGTAAGCGAGTGTCCGGCCTGGAGCCAGCCACTGTGGACTGGGCCTTCGACCTGACCAAGACCAACATGCGGACCAT GTACGAGCAGAGCGAGTGGGGCTGGAAGGACCGAGAGAAGCGCGAGGAGATGACGGACGACCGAGCCTGGTACCTCATCGCGTGGGAAAACCGATCAGTGCCCGTCGCCTTCTCTCACTTCCGGTTTGACGTGGAGTGTGGTGATGAAGTCCTGTACTG CTACGAGGTGCAGCTGGAGAGCAAGGTGCGGCGGAAAGGCCTGGGGAAGTTCCTCATACAGATTCTGCAGCTCATGGCCAACAG CACACAGATGAAGAAAGTTATGTTAACGGTATTTAAGCACAATCATGGCGCCTACCAGTTCTTCAGAGAAGCGCTGCA ATTTGAAATCGATGACTCTTCCCCAAGCATGTCCGGTTGCTGTGGGGAGGACTGCTCCTATGAGATCCTGAGCCGGAGGACCAAGTTTGGGGACAGCCAGCACTCCCATTCAGGCGGGCACTGTGGCGGCTGCTGCCACTGA